A stretch of Saccharothrix texasensis DNA encodes these proteins:
- a CDS encoding TetR/AcrR family transcriptional regulator, with protein sequence MSAEPAKQTRRDQILAAAAELFARHGFHGVGIDDIGAAVGISGPALYRHFRSKDAMLGEMLTSISERLLDGGLNRVAASGDPAHALRELIRWHVDFALDDPALITVQIRNLANLTDPDRRRVRALQRRYVEVWVETIRKTSPEVDEPTARAAAHAVFGLINSTPHSAHLDRDQMAALLSQMALASLSGALPVQP encoded by the coding sequence GTGTCAGCCGAGCCAGCGAAGCAAACCCGCCGCGACCAGATCCTGGCCGCCGCCGCCGAACTGTTCGCCCGGCACGGCTTCCACGGCGTCGGCATCGACGACATCGGCGCCGCCGTGGGGATTTCCGGGCCGGCGCTGTACCGCCACTTCCGCAGCAAGGACGCGATGCTCGGCGAGATGCTGACGTCCATCAGCGAACGGCTGCTGGACGGCGGGCTGAACCGGGTGGCCGCCTCCGGCGACCCGGCGCACGCGCTGCGGGAATTGATCCGGTGGCACGTCGACTTCGCGTTGGACGACCCCGCGCTGATCACCGTGCAGATCCGCAACCTGGCGAACCTGACCGACCCGGACCGGCGGCGGGTGCGGGCGCTCCAGCGGCGCTACGTCGAGGTGTGGGTGGAGACGATCCGCAAGACGTCGCCGGAAGTGGACGAGCCGACCGCCCGTGCGGCGGCGCACGCCGTGTTCGGCCTGATCAACTCCACGCCGCACAGCGCCCACCTGGACCGCGACCAGATGGCGGCACTGCTGTCGCAGATGGCGCTGGCGTCGTTGTCGGGAGCGCTGCCCGTCCAGCCGTGA
- a CDS encoding SGNH/GDSL hydrolase family protein, giving the protein MRLVRTLSSAALALVATLALVVPAEAAAANYVALGDSYSSGTGTGSYYSDSGSCKRSQYSYPALWAASHAPASFKFVACSGAKTGDVLANQVSALSATTSLVSISIGGNDAGFTDVITACTFGSDSTCTTRVNQAKAYATGTLPALLDNVYTQIRTRAPSATVVVLGYPRLYKVPGSCSVGLSDTKRAAINSAADTLHQVISGQAGAKSFSYRDLRTPFTGHEICSDDWWMNSLTWPVEESYHPNRNGQRLGYLPQLTAVTG; this is encoded by the coding sequence ATGCGCCTTGTCCGAACCCTGTCCAGCGCGGCGCTGGCACTCGTCGCCACGCTGGCACTCGTCGTGCCGGCGGAAGCCGCCGCCGCCAACTACGTCGCGCTCGGCGACTCCTACTCGTCCGGAACGGGCACCGGCTCGTACTACAGCGACTCCGGTAGCTGCAAGCGCAGCCAGTACAGCTACCCGGCCCTCTGGGCGGCGTCGCACGCGCCCGCGTCGTTCAAGTTCGTCGCCTGCTCCGGCGCCAAGACCGGTGACGTGCTCGCCAACCAGGTCAGCGCCCTGAGTGCGACGACCTCCCTGGTCAGCATCTCGATCGGTGGGAACGACGCCGGCTTCACCGACGTGATCACCGCCTGCACCTTCGGCTCCGACTCGACCTGCACCACCCGGGTCAACCAGGCCAAGGCCTACGCCACGGGCACCCTGCCCGCCCTGCTGGACAACGTCTACACGCAGATCCGCACCCGCGCGCCGTCCGCCACGGTCGTCGTGCTCGGCTACCCGCGGCTCTACAAGGTGCCGGGCAGCTGCTCGGTCGGCCTGAGCGACACCAAGCGCGCGGCGATCAACTCCGCCGCCGACACCCTGCACCAGGTGATCTCCGGCCAGGCGGGCGCCAAGTCGTTCTCCTACCGCGACCTGCGCACCCCGTTCACCGGGCACGAGATCTGCTCCGACGACTGGTGGATGAACAGCCTGACCTGGCCGGTGGAGGAGTCCTACCACCCGAACCGCAACGGCCAGCGCCTCGGCTACCTGCCGCAGCTCACCGCCGTCACGGGCTGA
- a CDS encoding carboxyl transferase domain-containing protein: MDAPVLRSTADKSADAFRRYHDEHARLVAELRAKLGRAALGGPEKSRTRHVERGKLLPRDRVDALLDPGSPFLELSPLAADGMYGDEAPAAGVITGVGRVSGREVVIVANDATVKGGTYYPLTVKKHLRAQEVALQNHLPCVYLVDSGGAFLPRQDEVFPDREHFGRIFFNQATMSARGIPQVAAVLGSCTAGGAYVPAMSDEAVIVRGQGTIFLGGPPLVKAATGEVVTAEELGGGELHSRTSGVTDHLAEDDAHALRIVRSIVSTLGPRAPRPWQVEPAAEPAVDPAELYGVVPTDSRTPYDVREVIARIVDGSRFQEFKKEYGATLVTGFARIHGHPVGIVANNGVLFGESALKGAHFIQLCDQRSVPLVFLQNISGFMVGREYEAAGIAKHGAKMVTAVACARVPKFTVVIGGSFGAGNYSMCGRAYSPRFLWMWPNARISVMGGEQAASVLATVRRDQLGDAWSAEDEEAFKAPIRQQYEDQGNPYYSTARLWDDGVIDPLDTRMVLGLALSTAANAPIEPVSYGVFRM; this comes from the coding sequence ATGGACGCCCCGGTGCTGCGCAGCACGGCCGACAAGTCGGCCGACGCCTTCCGGCGCTACCACGACGAGCACGCCCGGCTCGTGGCGGAACTGCGCGCCAAGCTCGGCCGAGCCGCCCTCGGCGGCCCGGAGAAGTCACGGACCCGGCACGTGGAGCGCGGCAAGCTGCTGCCCCGCGACCGGGTCGACGCGCTGCTCGACCCCGGTTCGCCGTTCCTCGAGCTGTCACCGCTGGCCGCGGACGGCATGTACGGCGACGAAGCGCCCGCCGCCGGCGTCATCACGGGCGTCGGCCGCGTGTCCGGCCGCGAGGTCGTCATCGTCGCCAACGACGCCACCGTCAAAGGCGGCACCTACTACCCGCTGACGGTGAAGAAGCACCTGCGCGCCCAAGAGGTCGCGTTGCAGAACCACCTGCCGTGCGTCTACCTGGTGGACTCCGGCGGCGCGTTCCTGCCCCGGCAGGACGAGGTGTTCCCCGACCGCGAGCACTTCGGCCGGATCTTCTTCAACCAGGCCACCATGTCCGCCCGCGGCATCCCGCAGGTCGCCGCCGTGCTCGGCTCGTGCACCGCCGGCGGCGCGTACGTGCCCGCGATGTCGGACGAGGCGGTCATCGTGCGCGGCCAGGGCACCATCTTCCTCGGCGGCCCGCCGCTGGTGAAGGCCGCGACCGGCGAGGTCGTCACAGCCGAGGAGCTGGGCGGCGGCGAACTGCACTCGCGCACGTCCGGCGTCACCGACCACCTCGCGGAGGACGACGCGCACGCGCTGCGGATCGTGCGCTCGATCGTCAGCACGCTGGGTCCGCGCGCGCCGCGCCCGTGGCAGGTCGAACCGGCCGCGGAGCCCGCCGTCGACCCCGCCGAGCTGTACGGCGTCGTGCCGACCGACAGCCGCACGCCCTACGACGTGCGCGAGGTGATCGCCCGGATCGTCGACGGCAGCCGGTTCCAGGAGTTCAAGAAGGAGTACGGCGCGACGCTGGTCACCGGGTTCGCCCGGATCCACGGCCACCCGGTCGGCATCGTGGCCAACAACGGCGTGCTGTTCGGCGAGTCGGCGTTGAAGGGCGCGCACTTCATCCAGCTGTGCGACCAGCGCAGCGTGCCGCTGGTGTTCCTGCAGAACATCAGCGGGTTCATGGTCGGCCGCGAGTACGAGGCGGCGGGCATCGCCAAGCACGGCGCGAAGATGGTGACGGCGGTGGCGTGCGCGCGGGTGCCGAAGTTCACCGTGGTCATCGGCGGGTCGTTCGGCGCGGGCAACTACTCGATGTGCGGCCGGGCCTACTCGCCCCGGTTCCTGTGGATGTGGCCCAACGCCCGCATCTCGGTGATGGGCGGCGAGCAGGCGGCCTCGGTGCTGGCGACCGTGCGGCGCGACCAGCTCGGCGACGCGTGGTCGGCGGAGGACGAAGAGGCGTTCAAGGCGCCGATCCGGCAGCAGTACGAGGACCAGGGCAACCCGTACTACTCCACGGCCCGGCTCTGGGACGACGGCGTGATCGACCCCCTCGACACGCGGATGGTGCTGGGCCTGGCGTTGTCCACGGCGGCGAACGCCCCGATCGAGCCGGTTTCCTACGGCGTCTTCCGGATGTGA